CTGCAGACCGTGAATATTTTTGACAATTCTTGTGGATGTAATTAGAAGTGCCAGTTCTTTAGAAGGAAGGAATATAAGGAAATGACATGGAAAGGTAAGGGAAGGACTTGCTGGTAAGAAAGTGGGATGACAAAGGAGATAATAgatcctctgctctcctgatgGAAAAAGAATGTAGTCAGCATATGTCAAAGTGTTTTGATAACAATGGAAAACGTAAGGAATTCAACAGAGGAATCATTTCACACTTCAGATTTGTTGCCATGGCAGTCTGCACAGCTGGGTTTGTACCATTAGATTGCTTTCATTTCCAAGTATTGCACAAGACACTCAAGAAATGCACAAGATTTTGCTTATTAAGAGACTACATAAATTAATTTAGGAGCAGATGTTTAGGATTCATTAGTGCATTGAGCACttcacagctgcagaaactTAGCCAAGAATCAATTCCTCTCTGAGTCCTCAGTGAACAGTGGAACTGGGAGTGGCACTTGAGCAGGTTCTGCTTTTCTTGGGTCTTACCAgttctgtgctcctgcagtgaAGCTCACGAGGTCTCCAGCCTGGACACTGggctgctttcatttttaataagcaCTGATGAATGGGGCATTACTGATGCACATACCCACGGCACACAAGCAATTTAGTTGAATCTTAGTTttaaacaaggcaaaaaaaggtGGTATTTCCTTCTGAGGTTTGTGGTAGCAGGGTCATATTTTCTTCACAACCTTGGGGCCTATTCTCCTGTTATATAGTAGTAGAGTATTTTCTGTGAGAACTCCAAAATGTGGTTGGCTTCTGTGACATCTCTGTATTGACAGATAATGGCAGAGGTGGGTGCCATGTCAGCCTGGTTTGTACTGGTGTAAACATCTGGACTTTGTTGTATCTGATCAACTCTTTTTACTTGTGTTTATGTAGTCATTCACTCTTCAAAAACCTGTGGGCTTGTGAATTGGCTGCTTATTAACTCACTCTGTTCTCACTGAAAATCCTTCAGCCTGTGTTGTATGTGAGGGGAGGTACTAATCCAGCtgagaaacagcattttgttGGTTGTATCCAAAAGCTCTGTGGAATGAAGGATCAGAAAATCATTGCTCTGTATTTCTTCAGAGATGCTGGCTCTCCTATTAAAGAAAACACCCCTTAATACACTGTGTGTCAGATACTAGGCTTTGATTAAATGGTGTAATATTGCAACTTCCACTCTGACAGTTgccattttcatttatttctgacaGAGACTTAAAACTTAGAAGTGCCTTGGactgagggttttttaaaagagtttaccaataataattttaaatagagTTTGCTGTTACTTGCTGTCTTCCTACACTTCACCAAAAGGGaacaaatgaataattttgaaagtatagccaagaaaatattttcatatctgTAGGGTAAACAAACTGATCCACGGGGAGTAATCTGGTTATGTGCAGTGGTTACTGCAATGAATGTGTTATAAGGTATCTTAGATTCATAaaagctctgttttctttgggaTGCCAGAGGTGTGGGTTATTTTATTATGTTGTTCTGAGAACCAAGAGAATTTCTGCAGGAAGCTGATTGTGGGCAGCACAAAGGAAAGGAAGTTGTCAGGATGTGGCCAGTGTTTGCATTGATCTCCAGGTGCACTGTTACTCTGCCTCATTAATTGCAGGATTCTTTATGCTGAAAAAAGTCAGGCGAGGTATGTACCTTTTAGCTTTCATTCCCAGCCAACTTCATGCTGATGAATAATGAGGTTTTAATAATGTCAAATTAAGGCCTGGAAATGACATCCAAGTCATGCAATTTGTTCTATTTTGATTCAGTGAAGCCACATAGGTTTAACTTTGTCTACAAGAGGTTTTTAtcaagaaagaagggaaaaaaaaaacccacacattttATTGACCACATACACTTGAACATTTTTTATTGAGAATGTATTATGAGTCAATACTTCCTTTATGAAGCTTTCCAGAAAGTCCACTTCTGACATGATATTGGAGTCCACATCTCTTCATTGTAATAGAACCAGGAATTTTCTAGTGGCTGATCACCTTGTTTCATTAAGTGAAATGAAATCTTCAGAGACCAACAAAATTTGATTCTGAAATGTAAACTTTTGAAACTAGGACCTCTACTGAGTTGGTCAACAAGGACCTGTCTTGAGCTAGCTGTGTTAATAACTCAGAAGAGAACATGACATTTTTGTTAGTTCATTGATTTGAATTAATTAGTGGTTCAGCAAGAGGGCTTAAACTATAGATCAATTAAATATTAAGTTTAATTTTGTGAGAAAATAACACTGTTAATAATGGCATTTAACTAGTGCTTATTTTCTAGTACACATTATATACATACAGAGGCATACAGTACACCTTCTTGTTCAGAGGTTTACATTTAAATGATACTCttctagaaataatttaataaactCCTTGTAGATTCTTTTTACATCAGTAGGTTGACTTTTATCTTGCATATATACAGTATTTTATTCATATCTATTTAAATGTGTAATAGATAAGCCCTTATTTACAGTCACCAGAACCCTTTAGGTATTTGAAATGGAAAGGCCCCATTCTCAAGAACTTTGTGTATTTGTCCATAAAAGTTCTTCTTAATTTATACCACCTTgtattttctgaagtattttactCTTCCTACTGTTCTTTACAGAAACTGCAAAGCTCTCTCTTTTTGGGACACTGCTTTTTAAGAAATACCAGGTGAGGGTGCTGCAGGTAAGTTCAGAATTTCCTTAGGggaagagcagccaggcagatcCATGGCACAGTTTTTTTGCGGCAACTAATTCATCAAATTAACTGGTCAAAGAGGTTGAGTGGATAGCAGTCTTGATCATTAATTTATCCATGTCGTTGTATCTATGATTGCCATCACATTTAATATATATCAAAGATACAGACAAACATCTGTAGCTCTGTTGCAGTAAAAAAGATTAGGAAAAATCAGATTGGATACCCCATGGGTGTTGTATCTATGATTGCCATTACATTTAGTATATATCAAAGATACAGACAAACATCCGTAGCTCTgttgcagtaaaaaaaattaggaaaaatcaGATTGGATACCCCATGGGTAAATTCCACAAAAACCTGTCTTTTTACATCTCTTAAATAGCAGCTTCCATTTTACTACCTGCATTTGTTTGTAACGTTGACTCACTGAGTAAGATTTGGACCACCATAAAGGAGTCAGTGTGATGAAATAAACATGAGTACTGGATGGTACCAGGTGTGCAAGACAAGCAGGAATGGGAGAGAAATGAAAGTTAAATAAATTGTGCAGAGAAGTGAAAAACAATAAAGAGAAATGATACAAGAGCCATGATCTGAAACTGAGAATTtaacacagagagaaaggaacagaaataaaggCAACAGTTCttttagagacagaaaataagatgtcttaagagaaggagaaaatagaaataaggAAGCAACATGGAAGCTGAAATTGCACTTAAAGTTGCCTGCTCAGCCACGCTGTTCTGGCAGTGTCCCAGTTCTGAAAGCCTCTATTCACACCAGATAAGCCAGTTCCTCCCCGCTGGAACTCCTTCTGCATAATGGCACAGAATTTCTTTAGCAGATTTTATGTGAGAGATTTAATGTGGTGCATTAAGAAACCTGATTTTCCTCAGATGGGAATAAGGAATCTGTTTGCTTGACAGCTGTAAGGAAAGATTTTGATCCTAAGCACTTCTGTGTGGAAGTGAGCTTGAATGCTCAAGATGTGtggaaattcacagaaaatctCTCCAGGTGGGCAAAACCAAGAAAGCAGCCAGTATCATGTATATCAGCAGAGAGGCACTGTAAATGAGTGTGTGAGTTGGACACAGTGATAAGGAACAGCTTCACTCCTCATCATGGTTTTCATCAAGCTaaaactgaaatagaaatagattATTTACTCTGCAGGCTTTAAGGgttaaaaatattcagtaagATATgaaaagctcttaaaaaaaaaagtaaagattaATGGAAAATCTTCCACCAGGATGCTGATAACTTAGAGATGCTTGTATATAAAGAAGATAAGCAAGTATGGCTATGGGACGAAACTGCTTGATGGGTAAAGATCTGCAAGGTCTGCTCCTCACCTGCTTTTCCCATAGAACTTTAGTATGTGTCTCTGCTGACTGACTAGGACCAATCATCAGACAAGATTGTGCTCTAAGCAATGGGAAAGGTTCAGTTCTGGTCTTGCTTCATGTTCTTCTTCTATACCAGAAGGCTGACAAGTCACATTTTTTTGATGTCACGTGGAATCTGAATTGTGCTGGGACAGATTAAGCAATAAAATGATGCTGTAGCATGCATCAAGTGACAAAAGTGTTCTTGTGACCCCACAGCAGTGGGAGAATATCAGCTTCATCTGCACCCCCCTCCTGTAATTAATGCAACAGCAGCACAAGAACAGGTAGTTTTTGGTTCAGTGCTTTGTAGTTTGTTGTTGTAACTGTTTATGTGCTTCCTGCAGCATGTCTGTGTTTCTCCTGTATTTCACATATTCAGTAAAATTTGGTGATCTGGCTTGGATTTCTTCATCCCTGCTGTGAAACCAGACTTTACTATGTATCCGAGAATCCCAATGAAAGGCTTTTCTGAGAGGTCAGCAAAGAGCTGTTGCTGACTGGGATTCCTATATTGAGGAATTTTACATGGTTTCCAAACCTCCAGTGACATCATAGATTAAAGAgagtttaatttatttgttgCAAACACATcccttgaaaatacaaaatgttaatcataaacatatttattttttaagataattACTCTTGTTACATGAACATATGTGGACCATAACACTTAGCCAGACAATCTTTACTTGTTAAATTCTGATTTAACTTTGTAAACCACTGTGTCCTTCATTTTAGTATGTGGAACAAACATCTCTAAGTTCCATCAGAATtagttaataaatatttctgaattccTGAAATGTTTTAGGATACAAACAAAGCACTGGAAagttaaaacacatttttgttatttgttgtagctaaaagaaaaatcagtttacCATAAATGTTAAAACAGGTTAGTTTGtgtgagaaaataatttctgaaaaaagtaaattagGCTTCTTTTAGAGGGGATTCAgtgatggagaaaagaaattaaataatttaatttataattaacaTTTACTATTTGGACATGTATAATTGAGTAATATGATCTTCAGTAAAGATCATCTCTATAATCTTCATTGAAATATGCTATTTACTTCATCAAGGATAGCATTATCACTTCTTTGTACAGAAAACAAGGTAATACCTTTTTCTGTACAAGATACAAGGTGCTGTGTCTTCAGTCAAGACTTCAATAAACTGCCTAGTGATTTCTTCAGACAGGAAGATCAGACCATGAAAACAGAGTTTATCCTTTGTCACCAGTTCAGTGCACTGAAGGTATCTGATGTCACAGGTAATGCAGCACGCAGGCCAGAGCCTCACACCACTTCAGCAAACAACTACTGCAAAATTAAGACTCTTGCATTCAACTGCAATGGAAGCTCCTTCCAGCCTCTTGGTTGGGACTCTCAAATGTCTCtgagtgccagcacagcagcgTCACAgtcccagcactgagcaccagGGCTTGTGTCACACCTATGTCATGACCTGCTGTACAACTGTGCGCTCGTGAGAACACCCCTGGCTCCCACAGTGTATCTTTTTAAGCAAACGTCGTAATTTGTTGGGAAAGTTTTTGTTAATGTATCTGTAGAGCAGAGGCATGAcaaagctgctggagaaagcCAGGAACTTTGACAAAATCGTGGCGAAGTGTAATATTTGAATGGAATTTACATCCGGAATTCTTCCCCGTAGGTTAGTAAACGTGCTTACCAAGAGGATAACGTAATAGGGTGTCCAGAGGGTGAACTGTGTGCAGACTGTGGCAATCAGAAGGCGGTGCACTGATGGATCCAGGCGCCCCGTGTCCTGGTCCAGCGGCGTGGCCTCCTTGCGGATCCGCAGGATCAGCGTCAGCGCGTACAGAACGGCGACGGCGGGCACCGCGTACCCGATGAACACCATGATGGCATCCGCTGCTTCCTGGTTCTGCATCTTGGAGCACTCGATTATTTTGGTGGACACGTGGTTGCAGACGTAGAACAGGAGAGATGAAAAGCTTGTGAGCATGGCACCGCCCCAAATGAACCCGCAGACGTGTTTGGTGTTGTACACGCTGGACATGTAAGTCCTGGGCAGGGCACGCTCGATGTAGTAGTCCAGGCTGAGCAGTGTGGTAGAGTACATGGTAACTAACGAGGAGACGTTGAATAAAATAAGGAAGGTAATATAAACTTCGTTGTTGGAATTCCAGATGGCCCATTTTGTGTTGGCAAGACCCAGCAGGTACATTGGTGCCAGAGTGTTGATGATGAGACCGGCAATGGCAATGTTGACAAAGTAAACATCTGGCATAGTCATGGTAGCTTTGTTGTAGAGGTTAACTAGGACCAGCAGGCCATTGTAACACAGGCCAATTGGGAAACATATAATGAGGtagagaagggaaaagatgGAAAGCACAAGGTCGAAGTCATGGCAGAGATGCTGGTCCTCACTGTTCTCAGTACTGTTGATTAAGGCTTCACAGCTCCACATAGTGATTTTAGCTTTTGTGTCTTCTTTGCTGGTTACCAGCTTTTCTGTAGAGACAGAAATAGTGAAAGTGTTGTTAAAATACTGCATCATAAATGAAAGGCGAaatactgtgaagaaaacattttgaactTTAAGATTATACGCATCACATCACTGACGCTGTTAGTCTAGAAGAAAGTAAACCATTATTCAAAATTTCATTAGACTAATACAGGTTCTGCAGTTTTGATTGAAATGAAACTAGTGGTGAATTAGTTTATACAGGACActcaacagaaataaattgtaAACTATCATTACGTACTGATGTTTATATGAACAGTGATGCAATTTTTTGCAAACTGTCAAACAGTACCTCGTATATAGCTAAAAATACATAAGGGTAACTACTGAAGAGTGGAAGGATATAAAATGAAGCACAAAACTTCACAGTATGATGGAAAATAGAGATTTCCTAACATCTTAAATAAGctttaccttaaaaaaaagtgtttcttaGTAGGCACATCCAAGGCAGTATGGTGGACGTGTACTGGATCACTGATAAAATTGACAAAGACTAGAGGATAATGGGGAATGAGGTGTGGGGGGGTtggttttagctttttttaaaaataggtcaGTTTGTATTCAGACTTCTACCATTATAACCATTTAGTTTCAAAAAAACAATGGACCTCTGTAGTCCAGGGAACCTAATATCAGGGCAGCCTGACTTTCCAAAAAGGCAAGAATCAGCTATCATTTCCTCTCAAAATAGCTCgaattctttaaaaagtatGCTACTATCAGCAACCGAGGTCCACCCATCTTTGCTTTATCATCAGTAGAGATAGCATTTTAACTGAAACCAAGTGAACTTCAAAGCAGTCGTGTAAAATCGCTTTCCAAAATGCAGGAACAAGAAATAATCTCTGTTTTGAGTACAACTGAAAACAGGCACAGCCTTGAAGTCATGGCTGTTATTCATGGCAGCCCATTTGAGGGACAgtgcagagctggtgcagcaggTGATTTCCCCTGTCACGTACTCTGCCTGTCACATACTCCTGTGGTTTTGTGTGCTTCTCTGTCAGCACCTATAGCAGAGTGTAAGTACACGTACCTGGATTCTTTCCAGAGGGAGAGCAAGATTTAATCAATCCACAATAAACATTGTGCAATGAAAATGAATGCTACTAGACAACATGCTATTCTCCATGAACCAGATAGCTAAATTATACTGTGTGGGGTCTGTGAGCATACTGCATCTCCCTGGTGCTAATCCTTTGACTCTTCAGCCACAGTACAAAATTTGTCCCAAAACTCTGTCAACTTCCTTCCAtcagtgttttatttcccactgcagttgttttgtgtgcatttttcttctaagtaACATAAGCTGAGCCAGAAATCAGgcaaaaa
This genomic stretch from Ficedula albicollis isolate OC2 chromosome 14, FicAlb1.5, whole genome shotgun sequence harbors:
- the GPR146 gene encoding probable G-protein coupled receptor 146 → MWSCEALINSTENSEDQHLCHDFDLVLSIFSLLYLIICFPIGLCYNGLLVLVNLYNKATMTMPDVYFVNIAIAGLIINTLAPMYLLGLANTKWAIWNSNNEVYITFLILFNVSSLVTMYSTTLLSLDYYIERALPRTYMSSVYNTKHVCGFIWGGAMLTSFSSLLFYVCNHVSTKIIECSKMQNQEAADAIMVFIGYAVPAVAVLYALTLILRIRKEATPLDQDTGRLDPSVHRLLIATVCTQFTLWTPYYVILLVSTFTNLRGRIPDVNSIQILHFATILSKFLAFSSSFVMPLLYRYINKNFPNKLRRLLKKIHCGSQGCSHERTVVQQVMT